The DNA segment GCCTATGGGGCTCAGGGTCTTAGGCCCCAGTCCCTGGAGGAGTTTAGGGAGGCCTTCAAAAAGGCTTTGAAATGTGATGTGACAACGGTGATTGATGTGCCCATCGACCCTGAGGAGGATGTGATGCCCATGATCCCGCCTGGCGGTGGGTTAAAAGACATGATCGAGGTGGCTTGAAATGGACGATATATCGGTTATAGCGGCGTTGGTTGAGCATAAACCCGGCGTCCTATTCAAGGTATCCAACCTGTTCAGGCGGAGGGGTTTTAACATCGAGAACATCACTGTTGGTCCCATTGAAACTAGCGACCTAGCCCGCATGACCATCACCGTCAAGGGTGATGAGGCTACAAGGGATCAGGTGGTGAAGCAGTTGAGGAAGCTCATAGAGGTTGTGCACGTTGAGGTTTTAAAACCGGAGAGCCTGGTTCAGAGGGAGCTCGCGTTAATCAAGGTAAAGGTGGATTCTCCGGAGACTCGGAGGGAGATTATGGATTACACATCCATATTTCGTGGACGCGTGGTGGATGTTTCCCCTGAATCCATGATCGTTGAGATCACGGGGACGCCTGATAAAATGGACGCCTTCATCAACCTGATGCTCAAATACGGCATCATCGAGATCGCGAGGACAGGTGTGACAGCCCTCACAAGGGGGAAAGCTTCTATAACCACCTCCTACCCTCTAATGTTGGAGTTAGGTGAATGAAGGTTGGTTAAAGTATACTTTGACGAGGACGCGAGCCTGGAGCCTTTGAAGAATAAAACCATAGCCGTCATCGGTTATGGAAGCCAGGGGAGGGCTCAGGCCCTAAACTTCAGGGATTCAGGCCTAAACGTCGTGGTTGGTTTAAGAAGAAACGGCTCCTCTTGGAAGATGGCTGAGGAGGATGGGTTTAACCCCTTGGAGATGTCGGAGGCTGCTCGAATGGGTGACGTGGTCCACATCCTCATCCCCGATGTGGCTCAACCCAAAGTGTACCGGGAGCAGATAGCCGACCAGTTGAAGGAAGGCAAGACGTTGGGGTTTTCCCACGGCTTCAACATCTTGTATCGGCAAATCGTTCCGCCGAAAAACGTGGACGTCATCATGGTGGCTCCTAAAAGCCCTGGGGCGAGGATGAGGATAGCCTACAAAAACAACTTCGGCGTCCCAGCCCTCCTAGCCGTCGAGCAAAACTACACTGGGAAGGCGAAGGAAACGGCGTTAGCCATGGCGAAGGCCTTGGGATGCACCAGGGCCGGAGTCATTGAAACCACCTTTAAAGAGGAGGCGGAAAGCGACCTCATCGGGGAGCAAACCGTTCTCGTGGGAGGCTTAATGGAGCTGATAAGGCTTGGATTTGAAAACCTCGTGGAAGCCGGATACCAGCCTGAGCTCGCCTACTTCGAAGCCTGCAACGAGGCCAAGTTGATCATGGACCTCATATATGAAGGCGGATTGGTTGGAATGCTGAAAGGCGTCTCGGACACGGCGAAGTATGGAGGAATCACCGTTGGCCCCCGTGTCATAGACGAGCATGTAAGGGAGAACATGCGTAAAGTCGTAGAGTACGTGAAGAGCGGTGAGTTTGCTCGGAAATGGATTGAAACAGCGGAGAAAGACCCAACGTTCCTCAACAGGGAAATCAACGCCTTAAGGGACCACGCCCTGGAGAAAACTGGGCGCTTCATCAGGAAAATGTCAGGGCTGGAAAAGTAGCCTACAGGTCAGTTATCGGTTGAACATTTTCGAGAGGATTTTAGCCCGGGCTTCAGGCCTCAGAGAGGTCGCCGCCGGAGACTACGTGACGGCGAAAGTGGACTTGGCCATGTTCCACGACCTCACCGGACCCTTAACCATCAACGCCTTCAAGGAAATCGGCGTTGAAAAGGTGTGGGATCCTGAGAAAATCGTCGTCGTATTCGACCATTTGGTTCCAGCGAACACGATGGAAACCGCTGAGCTCCATAAACAGGTGAGGAGCTTCGTGAAACAGCAGGACATAAAACACTTCTACGATGTCGGACGGGGGGGAATATGCCATCAAGTAGTGGTGGAAAACGGGCATGTCAAGCCCGGGGACTTGGTGGTGGGAGCGGATTCGCACACCTGCACCTACGGGGCGGTTGGGGCCTTCGCCACCGGGGTCGGATCCACGGACATGGCCGCCGCGCTGGCCACGGGGGAGCTGTGGTTTAAGGTCCCCGCCGCGATCAAGGTTGAGGCGAAGGGCGCGTTTAAAAAGTATGTGTCGGCGAAGGATTTAATCTTGAAAGTGATTGGCGAGCTCACCGCCGATGGCGCGTCGTACAAGGGGTTGGAGTTTCGAGGCGACGCCGTTCAGAGGATGAGCGTAGATGGGAGAATGACATTGTGTAACATGGCGGTTGAAGCTGGGGCGAAGGCTGGTCTAGTTCCCCCAGACGAGGTGACGGCAAAATACTTGGGGTTAACGGGCTTCGACCCCAGACTCCTAGGAGACGGTGACGACTCTTATGAGCGAGTCTTACACGTGGATGTTGGGGAGCTTCAACCCCAAGTGGCTGTTCCACCCCGCGTTGACGATGTGAAACCTGTAAGCGAGGCCAAGGGGGTGCCTGTGGATCAGGTGTTCATCGGATCATGCACTAATGGGAGAATCGAGGATCTAAGGGTGGCCGCTGAGATAATGAGGGGAGGGAAGGTGCATAAAGACGTAAGGGTCATCGTCATACCTGCCTCGAACAAGGTTTTTCTCCAAGCGTTGAACGAGGGTTTGATTAAAACGTTTACGGAGGCGGGCGCGGTGGTCGCTAACCCCAATTGCGGGCCATGCCTAGGAGGCCACATGGGGTTGTTGGCCTCTGGGGAAACATGCCTCAGCACGTCGAACAGGAACTTCATCGGTCGAATGGGTAGCTCTAAGGCTCGGATCTACCTCGCGTCGCCGGCCACCGCCGCCGCCACCGCGTTAGAGGGACAGATAGCCGACCCAACGGAGTTTGGGGGTTGAAGCTTGATCTTGGAAGGTGAATGCGTAAAGCTGGGGAACGACGTGGACACGGACGTGATTCTGCCGGGCAGATATTTAACGATCACCGACTTCCATGAGCTGGGTCGACACGCCTTGGAAGGATTGATGCCCGGTTTCAGCGAGGTGGCTGGAAGAGGCGTTGTCGTAGTGGCTGGCTTGAATTTTGGATGCGGTTCAAGCCGGGAGCACGCGGCCCTCGCCTTGAAACACGCCGGCGTGAGGGCTGCTGTGGCTGAAAGCTTCGCACGGATCTTTTATCGAAACGCGTTCAACGTGGGGTTGCCGGCGGTTGAGTGTGAGGGGATTCACGGCGCGGTGGAGAGCGGTGACCGTTTAACCATCGACCTCCATAGGGGTCTGGTGAAAAACCAGCGCACCTCGATGGAGCTGCGGTTTAACCCCATTCCAAGCTTCATGCTAGCAATGCTAGAGGAAGGGGGTTTAATCCCCTATTTGAAGCGGCGGTTGGCTGGTGAACATCCACGTCCGGAACGATCGTAAACTAGCTCATAGAAAGCCCTGGAAAAATTGCATAGAAAGAAAGAGTTCTATAGTTCTTACCAATTTTTCGAATCAATAGACAAGGTTAAAAATAGTGGAGTTATTCCCGTTTGGTTTCCAACTCATCTAACTGGTTCTGAGCCCAGTAGTTTTACTCAGACGACGCTAAGGCATATTAATGAAAGTTTCCGTCAATTCATGTTGTAAATGCATGTCCACTCCTAGAGGCGTGTAAATAGTAGTTGTATCCGTCTATCAACGCTTCTTCACTTGCCTCTAGGATGTTGGGTGAAACCCCGATGGTTGACCATTGCATTCCATTGGCTCTGAACTCTATAAAGACCTGAACTGTGGCGGCTGTTCCCTTCTCTAAGTCGATTTCCCTCACCCTGTAGCCGACCAGCTGAACCTTAGAGATCTCAGGGTAGACGGTTTTCAAAGCGTTTCTCAACGCTACGTCAAAGGCGTTCACCGGCCCATTCCCCTCGCCCGCCATGATCACCTCCCTGCCTCCAACCCTCAGCTTCACGGTGCTTTCAGCTGAGATTTGGTTTCCCTGCCATAGAACATAGGCCCTCCAGTTCACCACGTCGAAATATTTGACTTCAACGCCCAGCTCCCGGGCGAACAACAGGTATAGGCTGGCGTTAGCGTTCTCGTAGTGGTAGCCTCGGGCTTCAAGGCCCTTCACCCTACGCAGGATGGTTTGAGCCTTACCACCCTTCTCGAGGTGAAACCCAAACTCCCTGGCTTTGGCCACGATGTTGCTGACACCCGACTGGGAGGAGACGGCGATCATCCTCTTGTTGCCGAACATCTGCGGGTCATACGCCTCGTAGGCTTCAGGAAGCTTTAACACGGCGTGGGCGTGGACTCCGCCTTTATGGGCGAAGGCGAATCTGCCTACGAACGGCTTGTAGGGGTTTTGAGGCGTGTTAGCGATCTCGTAGACGTATTCCGAGAGGCTGGTAAGCTCGCTCAGTTTTAGGCCTGTTGAAACCCCGTAGCCCGCTTCCAGATTGCAAGCCACTTCCACCAGGTCTGCGTTTCCACACCTCTCCCCCACACCGTTCACCGTTCCCTGGACCTGTGTGGCCCCTGAGGAGACGGCGGCTAAGGTGTTGGCTGTGGCTAGGCCTCGATCGTTGTGGGCGTGGATTCCGATCTTCGCGTTCAGCTTCGAGGAGACCTCTTTAACGATCTGTGAGACCTCACCGTAGGTTGCGCCTCCTCTGGTGTCGCATAGAACCAGAGTCTCAGCGCCCGCTGAGGCCGCTTCTGAAAGGACTTGAAGCGCGTAGCGTTTATCGTCTTTGAATCCGTCAAAGAAGTGCTCAGCGTCGAACATCACTTGGAACCCCATCCTCCTCAAGTATTCCACGGATCTCTTCACCATGCGTAGGTTTTCATCTAGGGTGGTTCCGAGAATTCTTTGAACATGGAGCCTCCAAGCCTTACCCATAACGGTGATGACGTCTGGTTGAGCCTCCGCCAACGCGAGTAAGTCTTCATCCTCGTCGGGTTCAAGCCCAGGCTTTACGGTTCTGCCGAACGCTGTGATAGAAGCGGACAGTTGAAGGCCCCTCGCCCTTCTGAAAAACTCCATTTCAGCCTCGTTCGTTTTGTTAGGCCATCCCCCTTCGATATAGTGCACTCCGACGGCGTCTAAACGCCTAGCGAGTTTAATTTTATCTTCAACTGAGAAGTTGACGCCGAAGGCTTGGTTGCCATCCCTCAACGTGGTATCGTAGACTTCTACCTTTTCCATGTCCTTAACGTTTGGTTGGAGAGGCGATTTTACGTTCACCCATACACGTCTTCCTTCCATAAATTCGTGGGATGAGGGTTATATACTGGTTGTAGATAAAGCTTTTCAAATAAATCAAGGTTAACGGGGCTTGAAGCCTAACATGGGGTACGGTTTAGATGGTCATTGAAAAGGTCGATTATGTTTGGATGGATGGAAGATACGTAGCCTGGGATGAAGCTCAGGTTCACGTCATGAGCCATGCGCTGCACTATGGAACCGGCGTGTTCGAGGGTTTAAGGGGATACTCCGTCGGCGATAACCTCTACGTGTTCAGGATGGATGATCATCTGAAAAGGCTTTACGACTCCGCTAAAGTCTACTTCATGGACATACCTTACAGCTCATCGGAGTTAAAAGACACCATCATCAGCCTGCTCAAAAAGAACCGTTTGAAATCCAACTGTTACATAAGGCCGATAGTGTACAGGGGGTTTGGAGAGTTTGGGTTAAACCCCTTGGGGTCGCCTGTAAACTGCGCTGTAATCGCCTTCCCAATCGGATCATATTTGAAGGAGACGGGTGTGAGGGTTCGAACCTCCAGTTGGAGGAGGACGCCGGATGAATGCCTCCCCTCGGCCGCGAAGACCTGCGGCGCGTATGTGAACTCGGTTCTGGCTAAGGTTGAGGCTGTGAAATCGGGGTACGATGAGGCCATATTGCTGGATGGAAACGGTTACTTGGCTGAGGGAACGGGTGAAAACATCTTCATCGTAAGGGACCGCGTCATTTACACGCCTCCATTATCCAGCTCCATCCTGGAGGGCGTGACCAGAAAGACGGTGATCAACTTGGCTGAGGATGAGGGATACCGGGTTGTGGAGGCCCCGTTGCTGAAGTCAGAGCTCTACCGCTGTGATGAAGCGTTCTTCACCGGGACGGCGGCTGAGATCACACCCATCCTGCAGGTGGATGACCGACAGGTCGGGGATGGCTCAGCGGGGGAGGTTACCTCGCGTTTGCAGCGTTTGTTCAAAGACGTCGTGGCCGGTAAGGTTAGGCGTTACAGGAGTTGGTTGACGAAGGTTTACTAACTCGGGCTAACAGGTTTCGTGAAGCTTGAACTCCCTGTGCAAGGCTTTTACCGCCTCCTCTCCATCGCTTTCTTGGACAGCGAAGGATATGTTGGCTTCGGAGGAGCCTTGAGCGATCATCCTAACGTTGATTCCCTTTTCAGCCACGGCTTTGAACACCCTGGCCGCGACGCCAGGGGTACCCTTCATCCCCTCACCGACCACAGCGAGGACGCATAAATTCTGTTCGAATGAAACGTTCTTCACGTAATCGGAGCCCGTTAACGTAAGCTCTAAGCCGCTTACAGTCCTCCCTAACTCTTCTCCCGGTATGATCAGGG comes from the Candidatus Bathyarchaeia archaeon genome and includes:
- the ilvN gene encoding acetolactate synthase small subunit, encoding MDDISVIAALVEHKPGVLFKVSNLFRRRGFNIENITVGPIETSDLARMTITVKGDEATRDQVVKQLRKLIEVVHVEVLKPESLVQRELALIKVKVDSPETRREIMDYTSIFRGRVVDVSPESMIVEITGTPDKMDAFINLMLKYGIIEIARTGVTALTRGKASITTSYPLMLELGE
- the ilvC gene encoding ketol-acid reductoisomerase; amino-acid sequence: MVKVYFDEDASLEPLKNKTIAVIGYGSQGRAQALNFRDSGLNVVVGLRRNGSSWKMAEEDGFNPLEMSEAARMGDVVHILIPDVAQPKVYREQIADQLKEGKTLGFSHGFNILYRQIVPPKNVDVIMVAPKSPGARMRIAYKNNFGVPALLAVEQNYTGKAKETALAMAKALGCTRAGVIETTFKEEAESDLIGEQTVLVGGLMELIRLGFENLVEAGYQPELAYFEACNEAKLIMDLIYEGGLVGMLKGVSDTAKYGGITVGPRVIDEHVRENMRKVVEYVKSGEFARKWIETAEKDPTFLNREINALRDHALEKTGRFIRKMSGLEK
- the hacA gene encoding homoaconitase large subunit, with the protein product MNIFERILARASGLREVAAGDYVTAKVDLAMFHDLTGPLTINAFKEIGVEKVWDPEKIVVVFDHLVPANTMETAELHKQVRSFVKQQDIKHFYDVGRGGICHQVVVENGHVKPGDLVVGADSHTCTYGAVGAFATGVGSTDMAAALATGELWFKVPAAIKVEAKGAFKKYVSAKDLILKVIGELTADGASYKGLEFRGDAVQRMSVDGRMTLCNMAVEAGAKAGLVPPDEVTAKYLGLTGFDPRLLGDGDDSYERVLHVDVGELQPQVAVPPRVDDVKPVSEAKGVPVDQVFIGSCTNGRIEDLRVAAEIMRGGKVHKDVRVIVIPASNKVFLQALNEGLIKTFTEAGAVVANPNCGPCLGGHMGLLASGETCLSTSNRNFIGRMGSSKARIYLASPATAAATALEGQIADPTEFGG
- a CDS encoding 3-isopropylmalate dehydratase; translated protein: MILEGECVKLGNDVDTDVILPGRYLTITDFHELGRHALEGLMPGFSEVAGRGVVVVAGLNFGCGSSREHAALALKHAGVRAAVAESFARIFYRNAFNVGLPAVECEGIHGAVESGDRLTIDLHRGLVKNQRTSMELRFNPIPSFMLAMLEEGGLIPYLKRRLAGEHPRPERS
- the cimA gene encoding citramalate synthase; translated protein: MEGRRVWVNVKSPLQPNVKDMEKVEVYDTTLRDGNQAFGVNFSVEDKIKLARRLDAVGVHYIEGGWPNKTNEAEMEFFRRARGLQLSASITAFGRTVKPGLEPDEDEDLLALAEAQPDVITVMGKAWRLHVQRILGTTLDENLRMVKRSVEYLRRMGFQVMFDAEHFFDGFKDDKRYALQVLSEAASAGAETLVLCDTRGGATYGEVSQIVKEVSSKLNAKIGIHAHNDRGLATANTLAAVSSGATQVQGTVNGVGERCGNADLVEVACNLEAGYGVSTGLKLSELTSLSEYVYEIANTPQNPYKPFVGRFAFAHKGGVHAHAVLKLPEAYEAYDPQMFGNKRMIAVSSQSGVSNIVAKAREFGFHLEKGGKAQTILRRVKGLEARGYHYENANASLYLLFARELGVEVKYFDVVNWRAYVLWQGNQISAESTVKLRVGGREVIMAGEGNGPVNAFDVALRNALKTVYPEISKVQLVGYRVREIDLEKGTAATVQVFIEFRANGMQWSTIGVSPNILEASEEALIDGYNYYLHASRSGHAFTT
- a CDS encoding branched-chain amino acid transaminase, translating into MVIEKVDYVWMDGRYVAWDEAQVHVMSHALHYGTGVFEGLRGYSVGDNLYVFRMDDHLKRLYDSAKVYFMDIPYSSSELKDTIISLLKKNRLKSNCYIRPIVYRGFGEFGLNPLGSPVNCAVIAFPIGSYLKETGVRVRTSSWRRTPDECLPSAAKTCGAYVNSVLAKVEAVKSGYDEAILLDGNGYLAEGTGENIFIVRDRVIYTPPLSSSILEGVTRKTVINLAEDEGYRVVEAPLLKSELYRCDEAFFTGTAAEITPILQVDDRQVGDGSAGEVTSRLQRLFKDVVAGKVRRYRSWLTKVY